Proteins encoded by one window of Streptomyces sp. ALI-76-A:
- a CDS encoding sensor histidine kinase → MTERLAASSPSGEADSDRLPPARFAFDRHTWKEIAHLLANLPMALIGFVYVVTVLFTGAGLTVTVIGLPLLAAGLLGARQLGRLERARARALLGVRVDEPSPLPMGRRKSVGVFRLLWMGLKDPVGWRTMLYDFVRLPWGIFTFTLTLVSLFVLWPVLPFIARGLTNVDRVMVRGLLSPSDELERRIAELESDRGVVVDTAAADLRRIERDLHDGAQARLVNLAMGLGMAKEKLLDGQADEKVVAAMVEEAHGEVKLALQELRDLARGIHPAVLTDRGLDAALSSVASRCTVPVKVTADLDARPAAAIEGIAYFTVSELLQNVSKHSGARSASVDVWRTDDRLLIQVWDDGRGGASLDGGTGMRGLADRLGAVDGLFVIDSPPDGPTVVTAELPWRDRS, encoded by the coding sequence TGCCCGTTTCGCCTTCGACCGACACACCTGGAAGGAGATCGCGCACCTGCTGGCGAACCTTCCGATGGCGTTGATCGGCTTCGTGTACGTCGTGACCGTGCTCTTCACCGGCGCGGGGCTGACCGTCACCGTGATCGGGCTCCCGCTGCTCGCGGCCGGCCTGCTGGGCGCCCGGCAGCTGGGCAGGCTGGAGCGGGCGCGGGCCAGGGCGCTGCTCGGGGTGCGGGTGGACGAGCCGAGCCCGCTGCCGATGGGCCGTCGCAAGAGCGTCGGCGTCTTCAGACTGCTGTGGATGGGGCTGAAGGACCCGGTCGGCTGGCGGACGATGCTGTACGACTTCGTCCGGCTGCCCTGGGGCATCTTCACCTTCACCCTCACCCTGGTCTCGCTGTTCGTGCTGTGGCCGGTGCTGCCGTTCATCGCGCGGGGTCTGACCAATGTCGACCGGGTGATGGTGCGCGGATTGCTGTCGCCCTCCGACGAGCTGGAACGGCGGATCGCCGAACTGGAGTCGGACCGGGGCGTCGTGGTCGACACCGCGGCGGCCGACCTGCGGCGCATCGAGCGGGATCTGCACGACGGGGCACAGGCCCGTCTGGTCAATCTGGCGATGGGACTCGGCATGGCCAAGGAGAAGCTGCTGGACGGCCAGGCCGACGAGAAGGTCGTGGCGGCGATGGTCGAGGAGGCGCACGGCGAGGTGAAGCTCGCGTTGCAGGAGCTGCGGGACCTCGCCCGCGGCATCCATCCGGCCGTACTGACGGACCGGGGACTGGATGCCGCCCTGTCCTCGGTGGCCTCGCGCTGCACGGTGCCGGTGAAGGTGACGGCCGACCTGGACGCAAGACCGGCCGCGGCCATCGAGGGCATCGCCTACTTCACGGTCTCGGAGCTGCTCCAGAACGTCAGCAAGCACAGCGGCGCGCGGTCGGCGTCGGTGGACGTGTGGCGGACGGACGACCGGCTGCTGATCCAGGTGTGGGACGACGGCCGCGGCGGTGCGAGCCTCGACGGCGGCACGGGCATGCGCGGCCTCGCCGACCGCCTGGGCGCGGTGGACGGCCTCTTCGTCATCGACTCGCCCCCGGACGGTCCGACGGTCGTCACGGCGGAACTGCCCTGGCGGGACCGCTCGTAG